Proteins encoded within one genomic window of Streptomyces rubradiris:
- a CDS encoding dienelactone hydrolase family protein encodes MTDVQRDDVDIPTEDGVADACLVRPADGRPRPGVLFYQDAYGPRPHLKSMADRLAAAGYTVLLPNVFYRLGRAPVVDLPEFIDPAADPTIWERLGPMLAGLTSDLVKRDAGAYLRWLADSPLVADGPVALTGYCMGSRLALWTAGAHPDRVAAAAGFHGGGLATDAPDSPHLEAPRITAELYFGHADEDASLPPAQIARFEEALTAAGVRHTCEVYTGAHHGYTQADTPAYHREADERHWAALLDLLKRTF; translated from the coding sequence ATGACCGACGTCCAGCGTGACGATGTCGACATCCCGACCGAGGACGGCGTCGCCGACGCCTGCCTCGTCCGCCCCGCCGACGGCCGCCCCCGTCCGGGCGTGCTGTTCTACCAGGACGCCTACGGCCCGCGACCGCACCTGAAGTCGATGGCCGACCGGCTGGCCGCGGCCGGCTACACCGTGCTGCTGCCGAACGTGTTCTACCGGCTCGGCCGGGCGCCGGTCGTGGACCTGCCGGAGTTCATCGACCCGGCCGCCGACCCGACCATCTGGGAGCGGCTCGGCCCGATGCTGGCCGGCCTGACGTCGGACCTGGTCAAGCGGGACGCGGGCGCCTATCTGCGCTGGCTGGCCGACAGCCCGCTGGTGGCGGACGGCCCGGTCGCGCTGACCGGCTACTGCATGGGGTCCCGGCTCGCGCTGTGGACGGCGGGCGCCCACCCGGACCGGGTCGCGGCGGCGGCCGGTTTCCACGGCGGGGGCCTGGCCACCGACGCCCCGGACAGCCCGCACCTGGAGGCCCCGCGGATCACCGCCGAGCTGTACTTCGGGCACGCCGACGAGGACGCGTCGCTGCCCCCGGCGCAGATCGCGCGCTTCGAGGAGGCGCTGACCGCCGCCGGCGTGCGCCACACCTGCGAGGTCTACACCGGCGCCCACCACGGCTACACCCAGGCGGACACCCCCGCCTACCACCGGGAGGCCGACGAGCGGCACTGGGCGGCCCTGCTCGACCTGCTCAAGCGCACGTTCTGA
- a CDS encoding glycoside hydrolase family 64 protein: MPHTLTRGALPLAAAATLLGGLLALGSPGRADAAVPDTIPLKITNNSGRSEPVYVYDLGTQLSSGRQGWADADGVFHAWPAGGNPPTPAPDAAIPGPAAGQSKTIRIPKFSGRIYFSYGRKLDFRLTTGGLVQPAVQNPSDPNRDILFNWSEYTLNDAGLWLNSTQVDMFSAPYAVGVQRADGGVTTTGHLKSGGYSGFFAALRAQPGGWGNLVQTRSDGTVLRALSPLYGVETGALPANVMDDYVNRVWQKYSTSTLTVTPFADQPNTKYYGRVSGNVMNFTNSAGTVVTSFQKPDASSVFGCHKLLDAPNDTVRGPISRTLCAGFNRSTLLVNPSQPDATPDGFYRDAVTNQYARAVHAQMADGKAYAFAFDDVGHQESLVHDGSPQQAYLTLDPLT, translated from the coding sequence GTGCCTCACACGCTCACCCGGGGCGCGCTGCCCCTGGCCGCCGCGGCGACGCTGCTCGGCGGACTGCTCGCGCTCGGCTCCCCCGGCCGCGCCGACGCCGCCGTCCCCGACACCATCCCCCTGAAGATCACCAACAACTCGGGCCGTTCCGAACCGGTCTACGTCTACGACCTCGGCACCCAACTGTCCTCGGGACGGCAGGGCTGGGCCGACGCGGACGGCGTCTTCCACGCCTGGCCGGCCGGCGGCAACCCGCCCACCCCCGCGCCGGACGCGGCGATACCCGGCCCGGCCGCCGGCCAGTCCAAAACCATCCGCATCCCGAAGTTCTCCGGCCGGATCTACTTCTCCTACGGCCGCAAACTGGACTTCCGGCTGACCACCGGCGGACTGGTCCAGCCGGCCGTGCAGAACCCGTCCGATCCCAACCGCGACATCCTCTTCAACTGGTCGGAGTACACCCTCAACGACGCCGGGCTGTGGCTCAACAGCACCCAGGTGGACATGTTCTCGGCGCCGTACGCCGTCGGGGTGCAGCGCGCCGACGGCGGGGTGACCACCACCGGGCACCTCAAGTCCGGTGGCTACAGTGGCTTCTTCGCCGCGCTGCGCGCCCAGCCGGGCGGCTGGGGGAACCTCGTCCAGACCCGTTCCGACGGCACGGTGCTGCGCGCACTGTCCCCGCTGTACGGCGTGGAGACCGGGGCGCTGCCGGCGAACGTGATGGACGACTACGTGAACCGGGTCTGGCAGAAGTACTCGACGTCGACGCTGACCGTCACACCGTTCGCGGACCAGCCGAACACCAAGTACTACGGCCGGGTCTCGGGCAACGTCATGAACTTCACCAACTCCGCCGGCACGGTCGTCACCAGTTTCCAGAAGCCCGACGCGTCCAGCGTCTTCGGCTGCCACAAGCTGCTGGACGCGCCCAACGACACCGTGCGCGGGCCCATATCCCGTACGCTGTGCGCCGGTTTCAACCGGTCCACCCTGCTGGTCAACCCCAGTCAGCCGGATGCCACGCCGGACGGCTTCTACCGGGACGCGGTGACCAACCAGTACGCGCGCGCGGTGCACGCGCAGATGGCCGACGGCAAGGCCTACGCGTTCGCCTTCGACGACGTCGGCCACCAGGAGTCGCTGGTGCACGACGGCAGCCCGCAGCAGGCGTATCTCACGCTGGACCCGCTCACCTGA
- a CDS encoding glucose 1-dehydrogenase, producing the protein MTNDLSGKTVIITGAARGLGAEAARQAVAAGARVVLTDVREEEGRATASALGERAARFIAHDVTSEEDWERVVACAVAEFGAVHGLVNNAGTATGALLEAESVEHFRKVVDINLTGVFIGMKAVVPVMKENGGGSIVNISSAAGLMGLALTAGYGASKWAVRGLTKIGAVELGAAGIRVNSVHPGMTYTPMTASVGIERGPGKYPNTPMERVGEAAEVGGAVVFLLSDAAAYVTGAELAVDGGWTAGPTVRYAMGG; encoded by the coding sequence ATGACGAACGACCTGTCCGGCAAGACCGTCATCATCACCGGCGCGGCCCGCGGCCTGGGCGCGGAGGCGGCCCGCCAGGCCGTCGCGGCCGGCGCGCGGGTCGTCCTCACCGACGTACGGGAGGAGGAGGGCAGGGCGACGGCCTCCGCGCTCGGGGAGCGGGCGGCGAGGTTCATCGCGCACGACGTGACCTCCGAGGAGGACTGGGAGCGGGTGGTGGCCTGCGCGGTCGCGGAATTCGGCGCCGTGCACGGGCTGGTGAACAACGCCGGCACAGCCACCGGGGCGTTGCTGGAGGCGGAGTCGGTCGAGCACTTCCGCAAGGTCGTCGACATCAATCTCACCGGCGTCTTCATCGGCATGAAGGCCGTCGTCCCGGTGATGAAGGAGAACGGCGGCGGCTCCATCGTCAACATCTCGTCGGCCGCCGGCCTGATGGGCCTGGCGCTGACCGCCGGCTACGGCGCGTCCAAGTGGGCGGTGCGGGGGCTGACCAAGATCGGCGCGGTGGAGCTGGGAGCGGCCGGGATCCGCGTCAATTCCGTCCACCCCGGCATGACCTACACCCCGATGACCGCCTCGGTCGGCATCGAGCGGGGCCCGGGCAAGTACCCCAACACCCCCATGGAGCGGGTCGGCGAGGCGGCGGAGGTCGGGGGCGCGGTGGTCTTCCTGCTGTCGGACGCGGCGGCCTACGTCACGGGCGCCGAGCTGGCGGTGGACGGCGGCTGGACGGCCGGTCCGACGGTCCGGTACGCGATGGGCGGCTGA
- a CDS encoding tyrosine-protein phosphatase — MSLEGPGLRTVLDHRIPPEVDSDGADILCPGLLPTSHSITDSGPYARTKDAVSCADASGDGLPLLHHCTSGKDRTGWAACLDPVDRHRPAFPAAAHGTEEP, encoded by the coding sequence GTGAGCCTCGAAGGCCCCGGCCTGCGCACGGTCCTCGACCACCGGATCCCCCCGGAGGTCGACTCCGACGGCGCGGACATCCTCTGCCCGGGCCTCCTCCCCACCTCCCACAGCATCACCGACTCCGGGCCGTACGCCCGCACGAAGGACGCCGTCTCGTGCGCGGACGCGAGCGGCGACGGCCTCCCGCTCCTCCACCACTGCACGTCCGGCAAGGACCGTACGGGCTGGGCGGCCTGCCTCGACCCTGTAGATCGACACCGCCCCGCGTTCCCCGCGGCGGCGCACGGCACGGAGGAACCATGA
- a CDS encoding IclR family transcriptional regulator, protein MVSIFDVLEQADGLTLAQVVRRTGLPRSSAHRILEQLVEVRFLRRDDNDYRLGMRIMELGSVMYHQDRVRAAAVRHLHRLHAWTGLAAQLAVLDEGKVVYLVQVGGRSGIPSRSLVNGRPQAHRTVVGKALMAHSPAACREAELAPHRFRAELADIRERGVACGHEETMPGVGCVAAPVIGAGDTAALAAVSVSGPLDHMSFPKLAAMVRRTAASVRRGAAESGGGDGDGDGPAAS, encoded by the coding sequence GTGGTGTCCATCTTCGACGTCCTGGAACAGGCGGACGGCCTGACGCTGGCGCAGGTGGTACGGCGCACGGGACTGCCGCGTTCCTCCGCGCACCGCATCCTCGAGCAGCTCGTGGAAGTCCGCTTCCTGCGCCGGGACGACAACGACTACCGTCTCGGCATGCGGATCATGGAGCTCGGTTCCGTGATGTATCACCAGGACCGGGTCCGGGCCGCCGCGGTGCGCCACCTCCACCGGCTGCACGCCTGGACCGGGCTGGCCGCGCAGCTCGCGGTGCTGGACGAGGGGAAGGTTGTCTACCTCGTCCAGGTCGGCGGACGCTCCGGCATCCCCTCGCGGTCACTGGTGAACGGACGGCCGCAGGCCCACCGGACCGTGGTGGGGAAGGCGCTCATGGCCCACTCACCCGCCGCGTGCCGCGAAGCGGAGCTCGCTCCGCACCGCTTCCGGGCCGAACTCGCCGACATCCGGGAGCGCGGTGTCGCCTGCGGCCACGAGGAGACCATGCCGGGCGTCGGGTGCGTCGCCGCGCCGGTCATCGGCGCGGGCGACACCGCGGCGCTCGCCGCCGTGTCGGTCAGCGGCCCGCTCGACCACATGAGCTTCCCGAAGCTCGCGGCCATGGTGCGGCGTACGGCGGCGAGCGTACGGCGCGGAGCCGCGGAGTCCGGCGGTGGTGACGGTGACGGCGACGGACCGGCCGCCTCCTGA
- a CDS encoding flavin reductase family protein, whose amino-acid sequence MSPLIEESALRDAASTFGTGVAVITAQGPDGPAGMAVQSFASLSLDPPYITFSPARTSRSWPLIRAAGRLAVNVLAADQCELSRCFAASGGDKFAGTAWQPGHNGAPVLEGVLACFEADIEDELPGGDHTIVIGRVTRARSLRDADPLLYFRRTYRRLTPA is encoded by the coding sequence ATGTCCCCACTGATCGAGGAGTCCGCACTGCGTGACGCGGCGTCGACGTTCGGCACCGGCGTGGCGGTCATCACCGCCCAGGGCCCGGACGGCCCGGCGGGCATGGCCGTGCAGTCCTTCGCCTCGCTCTCGCTGGACCCGCCGTACATCACCTTCTCCCCGGCCCGTACCTCCCGCAGCTGGCCGCTGATCCGTGCGGCGGGCCGGCTGGCGGTGAACGTGCTCGCGGCCGACCAGTGCGAGCTGTCCCGGTGCTTCGCCGCCAGCGGAGGGGACAAGTTCGCGGGGACCGCGTGGCAGCCGGGCCACAACGGCGCACCGGTCCTGGAGGGTGTCCTCGCCTGCTTCGAGGCGGACATCGAGGACGAACTCCCGGGCGGCGACCACACGATCGTGATCGGCCGGGTCACCCGGGCCCGGTCCCTGCGCGACGCCGACCCCCTCCTCTACTTCCGCCGGACGTACCGGCGGCTCACCCCCGCCTGA
- a CDS encoding LLM class flavin-dependent oxidoreductase, which translates to MKFSMIFEAQMADPTPEHERQVLHDCVEQAVFAEEMGFDRIWAVEHHALKWYAHMSASEIFLTWVAARTSRIRIGHGVVTMPFGYQHPVRVAERAAMLDVLSGGRVDIGSGRGATRQEMSMYGVRPEDTRPQMEEALRIFASAWREERFEWHGSLDIGPGAILPRPVQAPHPPLFMACSKDESLRLAAEYGIGALVLGFAGAHNIRHLRGIYDAAIAGRSGERLVSTEINDHFAALCPTIVLDDAERARRIGMRGQRYFAESIAHWYGDGPVPDQRTEAGDEAAALERGRERLVAKLHEAEIPVTPSDTGTYNADHAYGSAEDAITYVEELRRIGVDEVMCLIQMGTVPQEACMETIRQWGEKVIPHFRAAGGE; encoded by the coding sequence GTGAAGTTCTCCATGATCTTCGAGGCCCAGATGGCCGATCCCACCCCGGAACACGAGCGCCAGGTCCTCCACGACTGCGTGGAACAGGCCGTGTTCGCCGAAGAGATGGGCTTCGACCGGATCTGGGCCGTCGAGCACCACGCGCTGAAGTGGTACGCGCACATGAGCGCCTCCGAGATCTTCCTCACCTGGGTCGCCGCCCGCACCTCCAGAATCCGTATCGGCCACGGCGTGGTCACCATGCCCTTCGGCTACCAGCATCCGGTACGGGTCGCCGAGCGCGCCGCCATGCTCGACGTGCTCTCCGGCGGCCGGGTCGACATCGGCTCCGGGCGCGGCGCCACGCGGCAGGAGATGTCCATGTACGGCGTCCGTCCGGAGGACACCCGCCCGCAGATGGAGGAGGCCCTGCGCATCTTCGCGAGCGCCTGGCGCGAGGAGCGGTTCGAGTGGCACGGCTCGCTCGACATCGGCCCCGGCGCGATCCTGCCCAGACCGGTGCAGGCCCCGCACCCTCCCCTGTTCATGGCCTGCTCCAAGGACGAATCCCTGCGCCTGGCGGCCGAGTACGGGATCGGGGCGCTGGTCCTCGGTTTCGCCGGTGCGCACAACATCCGGCACCTGCGCGGGATCTACGACGCCGCCATCGCGGGGCGCTCCGGCGAGCGGCTGGTCTCCACCGAGATCAACGACCACTTCGCCGCGCTCTGCCCGACGATCGTGCTGGACGACGCCGAGCGGGCCCGCCGGATCGGCATGCGCGGCCAGCGCTACTTCGCCGAGTCCATCGCCCACTGGTACGGCGACGGCCCCGTGCCCGACCAGCGTACGGAAGCGGGCGATGAGGCCGCCGCCCTGGAGCGGGGCCGCGAGCGCCTGGTCGCGAAGCTCCACGAGGCGGAGATACCGGTCACGCCCAGCGACACCGGCACCTACAACGCCGACCACGCCTACGGCTCCGCCGAGGACGCCATTACCTACGTCGAGGAGTTGCGCCGGATCGGCGTGGACGAGGTGATGTGCCTGATCCAGATGGGCACCGTGCCGCAGGAGGCGTGCATGGAGACCATCCGCCAGTGGGGCGAGAAGGTCATTCCCCACTTCCGCGCGGCGGGGGGCGAGTGA
- a CDS encoding TetR/AcrR family transcriptional regulator — translation MADDVAGAVRTREAKPVRRADQARNRERIVAAAREVFAVRGTGAPMDLITRTAGVGSATLYRHFPDRDTLVHGVCLDVADRISERGRAALDEEADPFEALRRFAVGAVEEGIGALCLMLPDHLWVDDAELHAARRRVDAVAEEAVRRAQRAGRMRPDVGVGDVMVALSQLARPLPEGVRAGNERLTERHVRLFLAGLELPGGGLPDGGGLPDGGPGWPSAELPGRPATLEDLRR, via the coding sequence ATGGCGGACGATGTCGCCGGTGCGGTGCGGACCCGGGAGGCGAAGCCCGTACGGCGGGCCGATCAGGCCCGCAACAGGGAGCGCATCGTCGCCGCCGCGCGCGAGGTCTTCGCCGTCCGGGGGACGGGCGCCCCGATGGACCTGATCACCCGCACGGCGGGAGTCGGCAGCGCCACGCTCTACCGCCACTTCCCCGACCGGGACACCCTGGTGCACGGCGTCTGCCTCGATGTCGCCGACCGGATCTCCGAGCGGGGCCGGGCCGCCCTCGACGAGGAGGCCGACCCCTTCGAGGCGCTGCGCCGCTTCGCTGTCGGCGCGGTGGAGGAGGGCATCGGCGCACTGTGCCTGATGCTCCCCGACCACCTGTGGGTGGACGACGCCGAACTGCACGCGGCCCGGCGGCGCGTGGACGCGGTGGCCGAGGAGGCGGTGCGGCGGGCGCAGCGGGCCGGCCGCATGCGGCCCGACGTCGGGGTCGGCGATGTGATGGTGGCCCTCAGTCAGCTCGCCCGTCCGCTCCCCGAGGGCGTCCGCGCCGGCAACGAGCGCCTCACGGAGCGCCATGTCCGGCTCTTCCTGGCCGGTCTCGAACTCCCGGGCGGCGGGCTGCCCGACGGTGGCGGGCTGCCGGACGGCGGGCCCGGGTGGCCGAGCGCCGAACTGCCGGGCCGCCCGGCGACCCTGGAGGACCTCCGCCGCTGA
- a CDS encoding MFS transporter: MSETTASPVTPTTPDPRRWKALAFIAMAQLLVNLDTTIVNIALPSAQADLGISDGNRQWIVTAYALTFGGLLLLGGRIADLWGRRRTFLTGLIGFAAASVLGGAAGDQILLFAARALQGAFGALLAPAALSLLAVLFTDHQERGKAFGLYAAISGSGAAIGLLLGGVLTEYLDWRWTLYVLAPVALLAAAGAAAVIREPAGARNRSPLDLPGAVLSTLGLAGLVYGVTRAESHGWDDATTIALLAGAVIVLVLFVALQAKVKAPLLPLRVVTDRNRGGAFLSLGLAIIGLFGLFLFLTYYLQVVKGYSAALTGVAFLPLTVGLMAGSTQIGARLLPRVPPRLIMGPGFLLAALGLLLLTQLEADSAYALFVLPGQLLFGLGLGTAMIPAISLATIGVRPGDAGVASAMVNTAQQIGGAIGTALLNTIAAGVTAAYVDAHAGEEAALSAGMVDGFTTAFWWSVGILLVAAVVVLAAVDARAPGGPEAGPRDAEASAPAPSGTAEPAQQV, translated from the coding sequence ATGTCCGAAACAACGGCATCACCGGTCACACCAACCACCCCCGACCCACGGCGCTGGAAGGCCCTCGCCTTCATCGCGATGGCGCAGCTCCTGGTCAACCTGGACACCACCATCGTCAACATCGCCCTACCCTCGGCCCAGGCCGATCTGGGCATCTCCGACGGCAACCGGCAGTGGATCGTCACCGCCTACGCCCTCACCTTCGGCGGTCTCCTGCTGCTCGGCGGCCGAATCGCCGACCTGTGGGGCCGCCGCCGCACCTTCCTCACCGGCCTGATCGGCTTCGCCGCCGCCTCCGTCCTCGGCGGCGCCGCCGGCGACCAGATCCTGCTGTTCGCCGCACGCGCCCTCCAGGGAGCCTTCGGCGCACTGCTCGCACCGGCCGCCCTCTCCCTCCTCGCGGTCCTCTTCACCGACCACCAGGAACGCGGCAAGGCGTTCGGCCTCTACGCCGCCATCTCCGGCAGCGGCGCCGCCATCGGCCTCCTCCTCGGCGGCGTCCTCACCGAGTACCTCGACTGGCGCTGGACGCTGTACGTCCTGGCCCCCGTCGCGCTCCTCGCCGCCGCCGGAGCGGCGGCCGTCATCCGCGAACCGGCCGGCGCCCGCAACCGCTCCCCGCTCGACCTGCCCGGCGCCGTGCTCTCCACCCTCGGCCTCGCGGGCCTGGTCTACGGCGTCACCCGCGCCGAGTCCCACGGCTGGGACGACGCCACCACCATCGCCCTGCTGGCCGGCGCAGTGATCGTCCTCGTCCTCTTCGTCGCCCTCCAGGCGAAGGTGAAGGCCCCGCTCCTCCCGCTGCGCGTCGTCACCGACCGCAACCGCGGCGGCGCCTTCCTCTCCCTGGGCCTGGCCATCATCGGCCTGTTCGGCCTGTTCCTCTTCCTCACCTACTACTTGCAGGTCGTCAAGGGCTACTCGGCCGCCCTGACCGGCGTCGCCTTCCTGCCCCTGACGGTGGGCCTGATGGCCGGCTCCACCCAGATCGGTGCCCGCCTGCTGCCCCGCGTACCGCCCCGCCTGATCATGGGCCCCGGCTTCCTCCTCGCCGCCCTCGGGCTGCTGCTGCTCACCCAGCTCGAAGCGGACAGCGCCTACGCCCTGTTCGTCCTGCCCGGACAGCTCCTGTTCGGTCTGGGACTCGGTACCGCCATGATCCCCGCCATCTCCCTCGCCACCATCGGCGTACGGCCGGGCGACGCCGGTGTCGCCTCGGCCATGGTGAACACCGCCCAGCAGATCGGCGGCGCCATCGGCACCGCCCTGCTCAACACCATCGCCGCCGGCGTCACCGCCGCCTACGTCGACGCCCACGCCGGGGAGGAAGCGGCCCTGTCCGCCGGCATGGTGGACGGCTTCACCACCGCCTTCTGGTGGTCGGTCGGCATCCTGCTCGTCGCGGCCGTCGTGGTCCTCGCCGCGGTCGACGCCCGCGCACCCGGCGGCCCGGAGGCCGGCCCGCGGGACGCGGAGGCCTCCGCCCCGGCCCCGTCCGGGACGGCGGAACCGGCGCAGCAGGTCTGA
- a CDS encoding MsnO8 family LLM class oxidoreductase, whose amino-acid sequence MLPRHAPLAVAEQFALLAALHPGRIDLGVGRGPGTGPATARALRRADAHDFPQAVTELQAFLGEREWSPGHPYGTIRTVPGPVVPPPLWILGSSTYGARLAAAAGLRSAFAHHFGGGDAEHALRLYRDTFRPSAARDRPRTLITVTVVAADTAAEARRHAPPRNSSGRGSPGGCRTRCCPPTRRRPGSTAPPARSAPRPSSVTRSRSGRSWAG is encoded by the coding sequence ATGCTGCCCCGCCACGCCCCGCTCGCGGTGGCCGAACAGTTCGCCCTGCTCGCCGCGCTCCACCCCGGCCGGATCGACCTCGGCGTGGGACGCGGGCCGGGCACCGGTCCGGCCACCGCCCGCGCGCTCCGCCGCGCCGACGCGCACGACTTCCCGCAGGCGGTGACGGAGCTGCAGGCGTTCCTCGGGGAGCGGGAGTGGTCGCCGGGGCACCCGTACGGCACCATCCGCACGGTGCCCGGACCGGTCGTGCCCCCGCCCCTGTGGATCCTCGGTTCGAGCACGTACGGCGCACGCCTGGCCGCCGCCGCGGGGCTTCGCTCCGCCTTCGCCCACCACTTCGGCGGCGGCGACGCGGAGCACGCCCTCCGGCTGTACCGCGACACCTTCCGCCCCTCGGCGGCGCGGGACCGGCCTCGTACCCTCATCACCGTGACCGTGGTCGCCGCCGACACCGCTGCGGAGGCCCGCCGCCACGCGCCTCCCAGGAACTCGTCCGGCCGCGGATCGCCCGGGGGCTGCCGGACGCGCTGCTGCCCGCCGACGAGGCGGCGGCCCGGCTCGACGGCGCCGCCGGCCCGTTCGGCGCCCCGGCCGTCGTCGGTGACCCGTTCACGGTCCGGGAGGAGCTGGGCCGGCTGA
- a CDS encoding TetR/AcrR family transcriptional regulator, producing the protein MSDTAARSTPAPVPAPVSGPAGAGGSPGEGRVHRTILRGAAQALRTHGRGVGMAEIARTAGVGRATLYRHFADREALFAELTQFAADECVRALRRADLCGAPVRDAVLAATRALLAVGREYWVVGLPGPASEPTRRELAVARPLSELAARGQREGVLRCDLPAERLGALHGALIQGALLYPQFIGEELEEAARSVTSLYFDGAARRRPEPQPAAIASATST; encoded by the coding sequence ATGAGTGACACGGCAGCGCGCAGCACCCCCGCCCCCGTCCCCGCTCCCGTGAGCGGTCCGGCCGGTGCCGGCGGTTCCCCGGGTGAGGGGCGCGTGCACCGGACGATCCTGCGCGGCGCGGCACAGGCGCTGCGCACGCACGGCCGCGGCGTGGGCATGGCCGAGATCGCCCGGACCGCCGGTGTCGGCCGGGCCACGCTGTACCGCCATTTCGCCGACCGGGAGGCGCTGTTCGCGGAGCTGACCCAGTTCGCGGCGGACGAATGCGTACGGGCCCTGCGCCGGGCGGACCTTTGCGGCGCGCCGGTCCGGGACGCGGTCCTGGCCGCGACCCGTGCGCTGCTTGCCGTGGGACGCGAGTACTGGGTCGTCGGCCTGCCCGGGCCGGCGAGCGAGCCGACACGGCGCGAACTGGCCGTCGCCCGCCCCCTGTCGGAGCTGGCCGCGCGCGGCCAGCGCGAGGGCGTACTGCGGTGCGACCTCCCGGCGGAGCGGCTCGGCGCGCTGCACGGCGCCCTGATCCAGGGCGCCCTGCTGTACCCGCAGTTCATCGGCGAGGAGCTGGAAGAGGCCGCGCGGTCCGTCACGTCCCTCTACTTCGACGGGGCGGCACGTCGGCGGCCGGAACCTCAGCCGGCGGCCATCGCCTCGGCCACGAGCACGTAG
- a CDS encoding alpha/beta hydrolase produces MNDPSPAPAVLTPAARALADALTAGFPALGPGTDAAAVRRAIARPPARRPALASVTDRTIPGPAGAPPLPVRIYRPYGPGHGRARAEPGPSLPLVLFFHGGGFVLCGLDSHDGLCRRLAAGTGAVVVSVDYRLAPEHPAPAAVRDARAAFGWAVRHAASLGCDPARIAVAGDSSGGNLATSVCLTARDRGGSRPAAQLLIYPALDPRLDTASMRDFGTGHFLTAAAMRWYWQQYLGGAEPTAEVAPALAEDTGGLPPALLVEAECDPLRDEGRAYAARLDRAEIHRARGMFHGFIDFADELPEAAAAQERAVAWLRERLGVDGTPAPGT; encoded by the coding sequence GTGAACGACCCGTCCCCGGCCCCGGCCGTCCTCACCCCGGCGGCCCGCGCCCTCGCCGACGCCCTCACCGCAGGCTTCCCCGCGCTCGGCCCCGGCACGGACGCCGCCGCCGTACGGCGCGCCATCGCCCGGCCGCCCGCCCGGCGGCCCGCGCTCGCGTCGGTCACCGACCGTACGATCCCCGGCCCGGCGGGGGCCCCGCCGCTGCCCGTACGGATCTACCGTCCGTACGGGCCGGGACACGGCCGGGCGCGGGCCGAGCCGGGCCCTTCGCTCCCGCTCGTCCTCTTCTTCCACGGCGGCGGATTCGTGCTGTGCGGGCTCGACAGCCACGACGGGCTCTGCCGTCGGCTGGCGGCCGGGACCGGCGCCGTGGTCGTCTCCGTCGACTACCGGCTGGCCCCGGAGCATCCGGCCCCGGCGGCGGTCCGGGACGCCCGCGCGGCGTTCGGCTGGGCCGTGCGCCATGCGGCGTCCCTCGGCTGCGACCCCGCGCGGATCGCCGTGGCGGGCGACAGCTCGGGAGGCAACCTCGCCACGTCGGTCTGCCTGACGGCGCGCGACCGGGGCGGCTCCCGGCCCGCCGCCCAACTGCTGATCTACCCCGCGCTCGACCCGCGTCTGGACACGGCGTCGATGCGGGACTTCGGTACGGGCCACTTCCTCACCGCCGCGGCGATGCGCTGGTACTGGCAGCAGTACCTCGGCGGCGCCGAGCCGACCGCGGAGGTCGCGCCCGCGCTCGCGGAGGACACCGGCGGGCTTCCCCCCGCGCTGCTGGTGGAGGCGGAGTGCGATCCGCTGCGGGACGAGGGGCGGGCCTACGCGGCCCGGCTCGACCGGGCCGAGATCCACCGTGCCCGGGGGATGTTCCACGGCTTCATCGACTTCGCCGACGAGCTGCCCGAGGCGGCCGCCGCGCAGGAGCGCGCCGTGGCCTGGCTGCGGGAGCGGCTCGGCGTCGACGGCACCCCGGCGCCGGGCACCTGA